The nucleotide sequence ttccgcttttggttcagattttggcagcggatttctgaaatcggattctgctgggttcgccctttggttcagattctgctgcgcggcagcggaatccatcgataaaagctgaaccaaacaaggccttagtCGGTGCGCATCCGTGTGTTGCAACGATCGATGCGGCGGTACATCTGGGCGCATGTAACTAACCTTTGTATAGGACCCTAATTAGCTCAAGCCTATTTAGGCTTAGGCTCAAGCTAAGCCTAACTTAATTAGCATGCACATACCGTTCCAAGGAAGCACGAGTTGAGCCGGTCCCTGTCTGTCCGAGTTTGTATAGAATTCGCACTCCCTCACTCTGGAGCCTAAACCCAATTAACATGCGCGCGCTACGTACGAGTAATGGCCGGCTGGCTGGGTGCATATTACGCCTCCCTCACCCTGGATCCTAAACCCAATTAACATGCACATGCACGAGCCTTCCAGTCCAGCCGTTCCCTGTCTGTCCAAGTTCGAATAGAATTCCATAACCGAGTCGTAGGTGGAATGCAGGCTCTCCGTCTACATATAGTACATTGGCATACGCATACGGCCTCCCTTGTGAGATTAGAAGCCAAAACCAATCTCTCCCTACCTCCGTCTAGCTAGCTTCTACTAGTTGCCGATCCATCAGGCCATCCATCTCCACGAGTTTCCTCGCCGAAACATGGGATGGTCCACCTCAACGCCGCCGGGCGTGGGGGTGGGCGTGGCTACCCTAGACCACGCCGTCACGGCCACACCGGCAACGCGCAAGCATCAAGGAGCGGCGGCGACCAGCAACGACTCCAACTCCCCAACAGCCAGCCGCTACCACCGGCTCGAGGTGCTCGGCGCCGGAACCTTCGGCGTCGTCTACCGCGCGAGGGACCGCCGCACAGGGGAGATCGTGGCGATGAAGTGCCTGCGGACGAACGGCGCTCAGTGCCGCgacgtcgaccgctacctctccgACTTCGCCAGCGAGGTCAGCGCCCTCGAGGCGTGCAGCGGCCACCCGTCCATCGTGCGGCCACGCGCCTCCGGCCACCTCAGCGGCGAGGCGTTCCTCGCCATGGAGTTCGTGGGGCCGACTCTCAGGCACGTCATGAAGCATGTCCGCTTCGGGAGGAGGCACACCGAACTAGAGGTTCGCCTGCTCATGAGGCAGCTTCTCGCAGGCGAGAGGAGGATGAATCGTCTCGGCCTCATGCACCGCGACCTCAAGCCGGAGAACGTGCTAGTCGACGGCCATGGGAACCTCAAGATATGCGACCTGGGGTTGTCGTGTAGCATGGCCGATGAGCCGCCCTACTCCAACCCCGTCGGGACGAAGGGATACCGcgcgccggagctcctcctcgGGTGCACAGATTATGACGAGTGTATCGACTCATGGGCTCTCGGCGTCATGATGGCTGAGCTCCTGGCCGGCAAGCACCCTTTCCATGGGAGGTTAGACACGGAGCATCTCAGCGAAATATTGGATCTTCTTGGCACCGCTGACATCAAAGAGTGGTCGGGATACGACGGGCGTCGTCTACCCGGCGGATGCCAACCAGAAAGCTTCCTGCGCAACAAGTTCCCATGCCCAACTGAGGCCAGCATCAAAGGCCCGCCGACATTGTCGAAGGCTGGTTTCGAGGTCTTGAGCGGTCTTCTACGATGCAACCCGGAGAAGAGGCTCACGGCGGAGCAAGCGCTCAAGCATCGGTGGTTCAAGGAAGCCAACCCGAGAGCTACAAGGAGCTGATCAAGGAAAATACACAATCTACAACGGCGTCTGATTCATGTAAACTAGAAATGCAAACATTGTATATGAATTGAACGAAGGCGTATGTATGAGGTGTAAGGCCCATTGAT is from Triticum aestivum cultivar Chinese Spring chromosome 1B, IWGSC CS RefSeq v2.1, whole genome shotgun sequence and encodes:
- the LOC123144427 gene encoding putative cyclin-dependent kinase F-2, with protein sequence MGWSTSTPPGVGVGVATLDHAVTATPATRKHQGAAATSNDSNSPTASRYHRLEVLGAGTFGVVYRARDRRTGEIVAMKCLRTNGAQCRDVDRYLSDFASEVSALEACSGHPSIVRPRASGHLSGEAFLAMEFVGPTLRHVMKHVRFGRRHTELEVRLLMRQLLAGERRMNRLGLMHRDLKPENVLVDGHGNLKICDLGLSCSMADEPPYSNPVGTKGYRAPELLLGCTDYDECIDSWALGVMMAELLAGKHPFHGRLDTEHLSEILDLLGTADIKEWSGYDGRRLPGGCQPESFLRNKFPCPTEASIKGPPTLSKAGFEVLSGLLRCNPEKRLTAEQALKHRWFKEANPRATRS